Proteins from a genomic interval of Microbacterium imperiale:
- a CDS encoding ABC transporter ATP-binding protein: protein MSDTRTRSRGRRRTEEGPRARLSQLLPYLFEHKGVLVAVAVLSVIEAVATLGQPLVVGQVIERVQAGDTLGILVWALVILVVVSSAIGAFQHYLLQRTGTAVVFSSRRRLIARLLRLPISEFDARRTGDLVSRVGTDTTLLYAVLTQGLADSVGNALIFVGAIVAMLFIDPLLLLLIVVVIGASVAVVVALSTRIRRATREQQERVGELASGVERAIGSIRTIRAAGATEREEAAVAGSARDAYDAGVRVAQASALVVPVAGIALQLSLLVVLGVGGYRVAAGAISIASLVTFVMFLFFLVQPLASFLGAVTSVNQALGALGRIQEVLDLPTEDALDTDAAAAATDPGDADIAIEFRDVHFRYPEAVVAARRSASDEAQRTLADAGVDAAVDDPADVAADGEVLRGVSFRVPRGARVALVGPSGAGKSTTLALIERFYDVTGGAVLVGGSDIRSVPRGDLRAQLGYVEQDAPTLAGTIADNLRLASPEATDADCERVLRAVNLGEVLERSELGLEAPVGEAGVMLSGGERQRLAIARALLAAPPILLLDESTSSLDGLNEQRMREAIDAVATGRTLVVIAHRLSTVVDSDVIVVLDHGRVVGQGTHSELVATVPLYRDLAKHQLLV from the coding sequence ATGTCCGACACCCGCACGCGCTCGCGCGGACGCCGCCGCACCGAGGAAGGGCCGCGCGCGCGACTGTCGCAGCTGCTCCCCTACCTCTTCGAGCACAAGGGCGTCCTGGTCGCCGTCGCGGTGCTCAGCGTCATCGAGGCCGTCGCGACGCTCGGCCAGCCGCTCGTCGTCGGGCAGGTCATCGAGCGCGTGCAGGCCGGCGACACGCTCGGCATCCTCGTCTGGGCTCTCGTGATCCTCGTCGTGGTCTCGTCGGCCATCGGCGCGTTCCAGCACTACCTGCTGCAGCGCACCGGAACCGCTGTCGTGTTCTCGAGCCGCCGCCGACTCATCGCGCGGCTGCTGCGCCTGCCGATCTCGGAGTTCGACGCGCGGCGCACCGGCGACCTCGTCTCGCGCGTCGGCACCGACACGACGCTGCTGTACGCGGTGCTGACCCAGGGTCTGGCCGACTCGGTCGGCAACGCCCTCATCTTCGTCGGTGCCATCGTGGCGATGCTGTTCATCGACCCGCTGCTGCTGCTGCTGATCGTCGTCGTCATCGGCGCCTCGGTCGCGGTGGTGGTGGCCCTGAGCACCCGCATCCGGCGCGCGACCCGCGAACAGCAGGAGCGCGTGGGTGAGCTGGCCTCGGGCGTCGAGCGCGCGATCGGCTCGATCCGGACCATCCGCGCCGCCGGCGCCACCGAGCGCGAGGAGGCCGCGGTCGCGGGGTCTGCGCGCGACGCCTACGACGCCGGCGTGCGCGTCGCCCAGGCGTCTGCGCTGGTCGTGCCCGTCGCCGGCATCGCGCTGCAGCTGTCGTTGCTGGTCGTGCTGGGCGTCGGCGGCTACCGCGTCGCCGCGGGCGCCATCTCGATCGCGAGCCTCGTGACGTTCGTCATGTTCCTGTTCTTCCTCGTGCAGCCGCTCGCCTCGTTCCTCGGCGCCGTCACGTCGGTCAACCAGGCGCTGGGCGCACTCGGCCGCATCCAAGAGGTGCTCGACCTGCCGACGGAGGACGCGCTCGACACGGATGCCGCTGCAGCGGCGACCGATCCGGGTGACGCGGACATCGCGATCGAGTTCCGCGACGTGCACTTCCGCTACCCCGAGGCGGTCGTCGCCGCGCGCCGATCGGCGTCGGACGAGGCGCAGCGCACCCTCGCCGATGCCGGCGTGGACGCCGCGGTCGACGATCCCGCCGACGTGGCCGCCGACGGCGAGGTGTTGCGCGGCGTCAGCTTCCGCGTCCCGCGCGGCGCGCGCGTGGCCCTCGTGGGACCGTCGGGAGCCGGCAAGTCGACGACCCTCGCGCTCATCGAGCGCTTCTACGACGTCACCGGCGGCGCCGTGCTCGTCGGCGGCAGCGACATCCGATCGGTCCCCCGCGGCGACCTGCGCGCGCAGCTCGGCTATGTCGAGCAGGACGCCCCCACCCTCGCCGGCACGATCGCCGACAACCTGCGCCTCGCCTCTCCCGAGGCCACCGACGCGGACTGCGAGCGCGTGCTTCGCGCCGTCAACCTCGGCGAGGTGCTCGAGCGCAGCGAGCTGGGCCTGGAAGCCCCCGTCGGCGAGGCCGGCGTCATGCTGTCGGGGGGCGAGCGCCAGCGCCTCGCGATCGCCCGCGCCCTGCTGGCCGCGCCCCCGATCCTGCTGCTCGACGAGTCGACCTCGTCGCTCGACGGGTTGAACGAGCAGCGGATGCGCGAGGCGATCGATGCCGTCGCGACGGGTCGCACGCTCGTGGTGATCGCCCACCGCCTGTCGACGGTCGTCGACAGCGACGTCATCGTCGTGCTCGACCACGGCCGGGTCGTCGGCCAGGGCACGCACTCCGAGCTCGTGGCCACGGTCCCCCTCTACCGCGACCTCGCGAAGCACCAGCTGCTCGTCTGA